One Fictibacillus halophilus genomic window, TCTCAAAAACGGGAATCACGGTTGGGTGGGAGTTTTTAATCACAGGTTTTCTGCTTTGGTGGGCTGACTCTTATAAACGGAATGGATACAAAGGAATTGAGGATATCTCTATACGTGATGCACTTGTGATCGGCACGTTTCAGGGAGCAGCCATTCTTCCTGCTATTTCACGTTCAGGACTCACAATCGCAGCGGCTCTTTTCTGTAAGATTGATAAAAAAGCTGCTGCATATTTCTCCTTTTTACTTTCAATCCCATCCATTGCAGGTGGAGTAGTATTGCAGTCTAAAGATCTATTTGCTGGAGCACATCCTCCTATCTCTTATTCAGCTTTATTAGTGGGTACATTGGCGTCAGCTCTATTTGGATATGTGGCGGTAAAGTGGATGATTAGACTTCTTCAAACCGGTACGTTAAAAGGGTTTGCTATTTATGTTTGGTTGATTGGAATCGTTGTATTGATTCTTCAATTTTCAGGTAAAATGTAAAGTATTTGTTAACCCTATAAAAATGGATTGACATTTAAAAGATAGAGGATTACAGTATATGTAATTCAAAATTTAGCAGGCTTTAGATCGCTGAATTTACAGTTGTTTTTATGATGAAACTACTGTAAAACGGGGGAACCAATCTTTTGGGGTGAATTTTGCTCTACTAGCAAAAAGGGATACTCCAATCCCTAATCCGACAGCTAACCCCGTAAGCGTCATGTCACTGGAGAGGTCAATTTGGTGGAAAACCGGACCCGCTTTTTTGTGTGGTCTTTTTTTGCGTTTTTTTACTTAAATTTGTAAACCTCTTATCCAGCAAGGCTAGAGAACAACGAAGCAAAAACTTCATGGATTTTAAGGGGAGACCATAATGAAAAAACAGTTTGCAGTTATTGGGCTAGGACGTTTTGGAGGCAGTATCTGTAGAGAATTTGCCACGATGGGATATGATGTTTTAGCTATAGATAAAGACATGGAAAGAGTAAACGAGTTTGCAACAATAGCTACTCAAGCCGTTCAAGCGAACTCAACCGATGAAAACGTCATGAAGTCTTTAGGGATTCGAAATTTTAACCACGTCATCGTATCAATTGGAGAAGACATTCAATCAAGTATCTTAACGACTTTACTTCTAAAAGAAGCAGGTGTTCAAAAGGTATGGGTTAAAGCACAGAATGATTATCATCATAAAGTGTTGGAAAAGCTAGGAGCAGACCGGATTATTCACCCAGAGCGTGATATGGCGCTTCGCGTTGCTCAACTCATTTCTTCTGAAAAGATTATTGATTTTATTGAGCTCTCGCATGAACACAGTATTGTAGAGATAGGTGTAACGGATAAGCTTGTTAACAAGACGTTAACAGACCTTGATGTTCGGGCACGTTATGGATGTAATATTGTCGCAATCAAACGTGGAGATGAGATACTCGTTTCACCTATTGCTGACGTATCACTTCAATATGGGGATATACTTGTCGTGATCGGCCGTAACGAAGATCTAAATCGCTTTGAGGATGAGGAAGTGTAAGCCTTGGCACTACATGTAAAAAAGCATAAACGTTTTTTGCACAATCCAATTAAGCTAAGTCCTCCACAATTTTTAGCAACGTTATTCTTATTTCTAATTTTTGTAGGTATGTGTTTATTGAAACTGCCCATTGCTCATGAAGAGTCATTGTCTTGGGTAGATGCTTTTTTTATTGCAACTTCAGCAGCAACAGTAACAGGCTTGGCTACAGTTGATCCTGGCTCAACGTTTACTCTATTTGGTGAGGTTGTCATTTTATTTTTAATCCAAGTAGGCGGACTTGGTGTAATGTCTTTTGCGTCATTAGTGGTTATCATGATGGGAAGAAAAATCTCCATCAAACAACGTGTTTTAATGCAAGAAGCATTGAACCAACCATCAATTGGTGGAGTAATAAGATTGGTTCGTAATCTTTTTATTTTTTCTATAAGCATTCAAATCGTTGCTATTTTCTTTCTGTCATTAAGGCTAGTACCAGACTTAGGTGTAAGTAAAGGAATCTACTATAGTATATTTCACGTTATATCTGCCTACAACAATGCAGGATTCTCGCTTTGGTCTGACGGATTAATGGGTTATGTAGGGGACCCGATGATGAACATTGTAATATCATTTCTGATTATTACGGGTGGGATTGGCTTTACAGTTTTAGTGGATATATGGGTCAGTAAAAGGTGGAAAACTCTATCTTTGCACTCAAGAGTGATGTTGTTATCTACCCTGATAATAAATATTGTTGCGATTCTGTTTTTCTATCTGTTTGAGTTCAACAATCCTAAGACGATCGGAATGCTCTCTGGAGCTGAGCAATTTTGGGCTTCCTATTTCCAAGGAATCTCACCAAGAACAGCAGGATTCAACTCGATTGATATGACAGCAATAAATCCGGGCACGTCTTTGTTAATGATACTCCTGATGTTTGTTGGAGCGGGGAGCACATCCACTGGTGGGGGGATCAAGCTCACAACTTTTGTTGTAATCATCTTTACCGTAGCAGCTTTCTTGAAAGGGAAAGAAGATACAGTCGTAATGAAACGCACAATCCGAAACGCCGTGGTATACAGAGCTCTTGCTATAACAACCATTTCAATATTGTTTATATTTGCAGCATTGTTTATAATCACTTTTGTTCAAAAAGATACATCATTTATGGTGATCGTGTTTGAAGTTGTTTCGGCGTTTGGTACGGTTGGACTGAGTATGGGGCTAACCCCGGATCTCACAGTGATCGGGAAAATCGTGATTTGTGTGGTAATGGTTTTCGGTAAATTAGGGCCACTGACGTTAGCGTTTAGTTTGGCAAAACAAACAAGAGATAATATTAGGTATCCAGACGGTGAAGTGTTCACCGGATAAAGAAAAGAAAGCTAATGCAGTGAGGAGAAGTTCCTTCATTCTGCATTAGCTTTTTTGGTTATTTATGGGTTATTTGCGTTGCTCTAGGGAAAGCTAAAACAAGATTTTATAGCTAGTCTATAGAAAGGAAGAGCACGCATCATGCAAAAAATTAAAGAAGCTTTTCTCGTTTCTCCCTTTCTTGTCTTTTTCCTCGTCCATTCTGAACAAGTCGGGGTAGGGGTTCTTGGGTATCAACGCATCATTGCTAAATACGCAGGCTATGATTCTTGGATATCAGTTATCATAGCGGCCGTTTTCGTACATATTCTCATATGGATGATCTATTATGTGCTTGATAACGGGGATGGGGATATCGTGACAACACATAAATCATTGTTTGGCGGGTTTATTGGAAATCTATTCAACCTGTTTTTACTTTTATATTTTCTGCTCTGGTCGATTACTGTGTTAAGAACATATATTGAAGTTATTCAAGTATGGATGTTTCCGACTTTAAGTACATGGAAAATTGCAGCTGTATTCCTTTTATTAACGTATTATGTCGTTTCATCTGGTTTTCGAACGGTTGCAGGAATCTGTTTTTTAGGAGTGGTCATTCCGTTAGGTCTGATCGTGTTACTCGTGTATCCATTGGAATTTACTCATTTTTCTAACCTTCTGCCTGTATTTGATGAAAATATTAGGGATTACTTGTCGGCAACTAAAAATATGATGCTTAGTTATCTTGGTTTTGAAACGCTGCTTGTTTTTTATCCATTTATTAAAAACGCTAAACGATCTCAAAAATTTGCCCATCATGCTAATCTATTTACATTTATGATGTACTTGCTAGTCACTTTGTTTTCGTTTGCGTTCTTTAGCCAAGAGCAACTGTCTAGAAATATTTGGGCAACTCTCTCTATGGTGAAGATCGTTCAAGTTTCATTCGTGGAACGATTTGATTTTGTATTCGTTTCAATGTGGTGTCTTGTGATCTTGCCAAACATTACACTCGCGATATGGTGTTCGAGCCGTATAGGGAAACTGATGTTGAATATTAGACAACATATCACGCTCATCATATTGTTAGCAATCACATTGGCTGCTTGTTACTATCTAGACACTCGACTCAAAATTAACATGCTAAATAACTACACGAACAAGATCGGTTTTTATTTAGCTATTAGTTATATTCCACTTCTATTTGTTATGACTTTCATTAAAAAACGTTTTAAGAAAAATAATAAAGAACAGGCATCACCTACTACATGATGCATCACAAATAAAAAAACTGACTGTTCATTTCCTAAATCTCAAAGGAATAAGCAGTCAGTTTTTAATTTTTTCTTAAGCTTGAAGAAGCATAGTGAGACGCGTTTTATGTTTTTCACGCTGAGAATCATCTGATGTGTTATGCCAATTTTGAAGAGTCTCGTTGATCAATTGGGTGACCATATGCTTTGTCCAAACAACATAAGCGCCATACGTATCACCTTTAAAAAAGCTGGAAAGCATATTGTTTTCAGGTCCGAAGAAAAATCCGAGCTGATCATGAATGAGTGTTGCTTCATCCATCGAAAAAGGCATAATTTTATCTGAAAGAGTAAATTGATAAGAATTGTTTTCCTTTTTTATAAATGCGATCGCATATACCTGTCCTTCTGGAAGAAAACCTCTAGTTGTAGGTAAGAGCAGTAAGGGATTATGTCCTTTGTCATAAGCGATAAAAAAGTCATTCACATCTTCCTCAAACTGTGGAGTGCGTGACATTGAAGCAAGTGCAATTTCTTTTTGTACGTTTAACATGTAACAACCCTCATTCCGTTATATTTCTTACTATCATTCTTACCGCTAGTTTGATAGATTATACGTGTCATTTTCTTTACTAAACTGCTGTGATAAGTTGTTGAAAGGGAATTGACGGACAAATTGTAAACGCATACACTATAGATAGTTACTAGCCGTTAGAGAAAGAGTGATTCATGTAATGGCATTATCAAATGAACGTTTGATCGGAAAGATGGCCATGTTAGGGGTTTTAGATGAAAGTTATCTGCCTGAAATTGAAAAATTGGGCTGGAAGTTTTGCGTAGGCAAAGCCGGTTCCATGGATTCACAAAAGGTAGTAGCTGCCATTGAGACAGCGGCCAAAAGTGAAAATGTGATTCAAAGCAGAATTTATCGTGAAACACATTCTTTATATCATGCCATCATGGAAGCTTTTCATGGCGTGACAAGAGGACAGGTTCAGCTTGGAACCGTTCTTAGAACTGTAGGTTTACGTTTCATTGTTGTCCGCGGTAATCCGTATGAGAAGAAAGAAGAAGGTGACTGGATAGCAGTCGCTCTCTATGGAACGATCGGTGCTCCTGTAAAAGGGTTGGAGCATGAGGCGGTCGGTCTAGGAATCAATCATATTTAAATAGTGCCCATAGTAACTAGTGATGAGGGGGCGTATTCGAAAGAGTTTTCTTTCGGGTGCGCTCTTTTTGTATGTGAGAAAGCGACATCTGATGTCCTGAAAGTGGTTGATTTCCGTTCCAGGTGCTCGCTTTCCCGAATTTTACGATTAATTCGGCATCAGACGAGTCAGAGCTTAGGCAAATAGAGGATACTCAATTAGCGAAAGAATGAAAATAAGCAATAATCCCGCGAGATTTAGAGTTAATACCGCGAGTTTTGACTATAATCCCGCGAGTTTCAGAGGTAATTCCGCAAGTTTTTAACGTATATCCGCGAGTCTATAAAAATCGATAATAAAAACAGTCTTAGTAAATGAGGGATGAAGATGATTACATTAACAGGTAATACGCTTTCCATGGAAGAGATCAAGCGGATTCTGCATGATAACGAACCCGTAGAAGCTTGCCCGCTTAGCATGAAGAAAGTAGCAGATAGTCGGAAAGCGGTTGAGGAGATCGTAGCTGCAGGTAAAGTCGTATACGGAATCACTACGGGCTTCGGAAAATTCAGCGATGTTTTTATTTCTAGAGACGATGTAGAAACGCTTCAGATCAATCTAATCCGCAGTCATGCGTGCGGCATAGGAGATCCATTTCCAGAGACGATCTCTCGCCTAATGCTTATCTTGCGGGCGAACGCGTTATTAAAAGGTTTATCTGGGATCCGACCAGTAGTGATTGAAAGGCTGCTAGAGTTGGTCGAAAAGAGTGTACACCCTGTTGTTCCGCAGCAAGGATCACTTGGCGCGAGTGGAGATCTTGCGCCGCTTTCTCACTTGGCACTTGTATTAGTTGGCGAGGGAGAGGCGTATTACAAAGGGGAACGTATGCCTGGCCAAGAAGTTCTCAAGAGAGCGGGCATTGAGCCTGTTGTCCTAACCGCTAAAGAAGGGCTTGCCCTGATAAATGGAACGCAAGCCATGACAGCACAAGGAATTGCTGCCTATATAGAAGCGGAACGTATTGGACTCATGGCAGATGCGATTGCAGCGCTTACCACAGAAAGTTTACGAGGTATAACAGATGCGTTTGATGAGGACGTACATCTTGCTCGAGGTTATCAAGAGCAGGTAGATGTTGCAAAGCGTTTAAGAGAATATTTAGAAGGCAGCCAGCTTACAACGAAACAAGGAGAGATCCGGGTTCAGGATGCTTACTCCTTAAGGTGCATCCCTCAAGTTCATGGTGCCTCGTGGCAAGTTCTTGGTTATGTAAAAGAAAAGCTTGAGATCGAAATGAATGCTGCAACGGATAACCCACTGATTTTTGATGGAGGAAACAAAATCATATCAGGTGGAAATTTTCATGGTCAGCCTATCGCTTTTGCTATGGATTTCTTAAAGCTTGCAGCAGCAGAATGGGCAAATATTTCTGAGCGAAGGATCGAACGGATGGTCAATCCTCAATTAAGTGACTTACCAGGTTTCTTAAGTCCGAATCCAGGGCTTGAGTCTGGTGCGATGATCATGCAATATGCAGCAGCATCACTTGTTTCAGAAAACAAAACATTGGCTCATCCTGCAAGTGTTGATTCGATACCTTCATCTGCCAATCAAGAAGATCATGTAAGTATGGGAACGATCGCTTCTAGGCATGCGGCTCAAATAATCGCAAATGCAAGGCGTGTACTTGCTGTTGAGTTAATCTGTGCGATGCAGGCTGCAGATTTCCGCGGACCTGAAAAGCTCGCACCAAAAACAAGAAAAGTATATGAACAAGGAAGAATCGTTTGTCCAACGATACAATGTGACCGCATGTTCCACCGAGATATGGAAGCTGTTGCTTCATGGATTCTTGATACATCGTGGAATGACATCTTAATCGGATCAAAAATTCAAAAGTTAGCACATTAAAAGGAGGTATTTTTACATGTCAAACGTAAAACATTCTATATCAGCTGCTAGAGGTACAAAATTATCAGCAAAAGGGTGGGTTCAAGAAGCGGCTATCCGAATGCTGATGAACAACTTAGATGGGGAAGTGGCGGAGAATCCCGATGAACTAGTCGTTTATGGTGGTATCGGCAAAGCTGCCCGCAACTGGGATTCTTATCATAAGATCATAGAAACATTAGAGCGTTTAGAGAATGACGAAACTCTTCTTGTGCAATCTGGAAAGCCAGTCGCTGTATTTAAATCACACAGAGATGCTCCACGTGTTTTACTTGCGAACTCCAACCTTGTTCCTGCATGGGCAAATTGGGATACATTCCGTGATCTTGAAAAAAGAGGACTGATGATGTACGGCCAGATGACAGCAGGAAGCTGGATCTATATCGGCACACAAGGCATCCTACAAGGTACTTACGAGACGTTTGCAGAAGCTGCTCGCAAACATTTTAACGGATCACTAAAAGGAACGATTACACTCACAGCAGGTCTTGGAGGTATGGGTGGGGCACAACCTCTAGCAGTAACGATGAATGATGGTGTTGTGATAGCGATCGATGTAGACGAAACAAGAATCCAACGCCGCTTAGACACGAGATACTTAGATAAAATGACAACGAGTTTAGACGAAGCATTAAGCATGGCAAAAGAATACGCGGCAAAAGGTGAGCCACTATCAATCGGTCTTTTAGGAAACGCTGCTGAGCTTTTACCAAAGATGATTGAGATGGGAGAGATTCCGGATCTTGTTACGGATCAGACATCTGCACATGACCCGCTGCATGGGTATTTACCAGTAGGTTTCTCTATGGAAGAAGGAGCAGAACTTCGTAAACGTCATCCTGAGCAATATATCGAAAAATCGAAGCAATCAATGGCGATTCACGTTCAGGCTATGCTTGAGATGCAAAAGAAGGGTTCCGTTGTATTTGATTATGGAAATAACATCAGACAAGTTGCGCTTGATGAAGGAGTTACAAACGCTTTCGATTTCCCTGGGTTCGTTCCAGCGTTTATTCGACCGCTGTTCTGTGAAGGAAAAGGGCCTTTTAGATGGGTAGCGTTATCGGGAGATCCAGAAGATATCAGAAAAACAGATGAAGTGATATTACGAGAGTTTAGTGATAACGAGCACCTCTGCAAATGGATCAAGATGGCTCAAGACAAAGTACAGTTTCAAGGTCTTCCTTCCCGCATCTGTTGGTTAGGGTATGGTGAACGTGCGAAGTTTGGAAAAATTATTAACGAAATGGTAGCTAGCGGCGAATTGTCAGCACCAATCGTCATCGGGCGTGACCACTTGGATTGTGGTTCAGTTGCATCGCCTAATCGTGAAACAGAAGGAATGTTGGATGGCAGTGATGCGGTTTCAGACTGGCCGATTTTAAACGCGATGATCAATGCGGTAAATGGTGCAAGCTGGGTATCTGTGCACCATGGCGGTGGTGTTGGTATGGGTTATTCTCTTCATGCTGGAATGGTCGTTGTAGCAGATGGAACAGAAGAAGCTGCTCATCGTCTTGAGCGTGTACTAACGAGTGA contains:
- a CDS encoding TrkH family potassium uptake protein, whose translation is MALHVKKHKRFLHNPIKLSPPQFLATLFLFLIFVGMCLLKLPIAHEESLSWVDAFFIATSAATVTGLATVDPGSTFTLFGEVVILFLIQVGGLGVMSFASLVVIMMGRKISIKQRVLMQEALNQPSIGGVIRLVRNLFIFSISIQIVAIFFLSLRLVPDLGVSKGIYYSIFHVISAYNNAGFSLWSDGLMGYVGDPMMNIVISFLIITGGIGFTVLVDIWVSKRWKTLSLHSRVMLLSTLIINIVAILFFYLFEFNNPKTIGMLSGAEQFWASYFQGISPRTAGFNSIDMTAINPGTSLLMILLMFVGAGSTSTGGGIKLTTFVVIIFTVAAFLKGKEDTVVMKRTIRNAVVYRALAITTISILFIFAALFIITFVQKDTSFMVIVFEVVSAFGTVGLSMGLTPDLTVIGKIVICVVMVFGKLGPLTLAFSLAKQTRDNIRYPDGEVFTG
- a CDS encoding potassium channel family protein — translated: MKKQFAVIGLGRFGGSICREFATMGYDVLAIDKDMERVNEFATIATQAVQANSTDENVMKSLGIRNFNHVIVSIGEDIQSSILTTLLLKEAGVQKVWVKAQNDYHHKVLEKLGADRIIHPERDMALRVAQLISSEKIIDFIELSHEHSIVEIGVTDKLVNKTLTDLDVRARYGCNIVAIKRGDEILVSPIADVSLQYGDILVVIGRNEDLNRFEDEEV
- a CDS encoding undecaprenyl-diphosphate phosphatase: MDWLEALILGIVQGVTEFLPVSSTGHLLLGRQMFQLEEAGLFLDSMLHIGTLIAVMTVYWREILKVIKSPFSKTGILLIAGTIPTAIIGLAFKDFFEEISKTGITVGWEFLITGFLLWWADSYKRNGYKGIEDISIRDALVIGTFQGAAILPAISRSGLTIAAALFCKIDKKAAAYFSFLLSIPSIAGGVVLQSKDLFAGAHPPISYSALLVGTLASALFGYVAVKWMIRLLQTGTLKGFAIYVWLIGIVVLILQFSGKM
- the hutH gene encoding histidine ammonia-lyase, with protein sequence MITLTGNTLSMEEIKRILHDNEPVEACPLSMKKVADSRKAVEEIVAAGKVVYGITTGFGKFSDVFISRDDVETLQINLIRSHACGIGDPFPETISRLMLILRANALLKGLSGIRPVVIERLLELVEKSVHPVVPQQGSLGASGDLAPLSHLALVLVGEGEAYYKGERMPGQEVLKRAGIEPVVLTAKEGLALINGTQAMTAQGIAAYIEAERIGLMADAIAALTTESLRGITDAFDEDVHLARGYQEQVDVAKRLREYLEGSQLTTKQGEIRVQDAYSLRCIPQVHGASWQVLGYVKEKLEIEMNAATDNPLIFDGGNKIISGGNFHGQPIAFAMDFLKLAAAEWANISERRIERMVNPQLSDLPGFLSPNPGLESGAMIMQYAAASLVSENKTLAHPASVDSIPSSANQEDHVSMGTIASRHAAQIIANARRVLAVELICAMQAADFRGPEKLAPKTRKVYEQGRIVCPTIQCDRMFHRDMEAVASWILDTSWNDILIGSKIQKLAH
- the hutP gene encoding hut operon transcriptional regulator HutP, which encodes MALSNERLIGKMAMLGVLDESYLPEIEKLGWKFCVGKAGSMDSQKVVAAIETAAKSENVIQSRIYRETHSLYHAIMEAFHGVTRGQVQLGTVLRTVGLRFIVVRGNPYEKKEEGDWIAVALYGTIGAPVKGLEHEAVGLGINHI
- the hutU gene encoding urocanate hydratase, which produces MSNVKHSISAARGTKLSAKGWVQEAAIRMLMNNLDGEVAENPDELVVYGGIGKAARNWDSYHKIIETLERLENDETLLVQSGKPVAVFKSHRDAPRVLLANSNLVPAWANWDTFRDLEKRGLMMYGQMTAGSWIYIGTQGILQGTYETFAEAARKHFNGSLKGTITLTAGLGGMGGAQPLAVTMNDGVVIAIDVDETRIQRRLDTRYLDKMTTSLDEALSMAKEYAAKGEPLSIGLLGNAAELLPKMIEMGEIPDLVTDQTSAHDPLHGYLPVGFSMEEGAELRKRHPEQYIEKSKQSMAIHVQAMLEMQKKGSVVFDYGNNIRQVALDEGVTNAFDFPGFVPAFIRPLFCEGKGPFRWVALSGDPEDIRKTDEVILREFSDNEHLCKWIKMAQDKVQFQGLPSRICWLGYGERAKFGKIINEMVASGELSAPIVIGRDHLDCGSVASPNRETEGMLDGSDAVSDWPILNAMINAVNGASWVSVHHGGGVGMGYSLHAGMVVVADGTEEAAHRLERVLTSDPGMGIVRHADAGYDLAIETAKEKGVDLPMIEK
- a CDS encoding GerAB/ArcD/ProY family transporter, translated to MQKIKEAFLVSPFLVFFLVHSEQVGVGVLGYQRIIAKYAGYDSWISVIIAAVFVHILIWMIYYVLDNGDGDIVTTHKSLFGGFIGNLFNLFLLLYFLLWSITVLRTYIEVIQVWMFPTLSTWKIAAVFLLLTYYVVSSGFRTVAGICFLGVVIPLGLIVLLVYPLEFTHFSNLLPVFDENIRDYLSATKNMMLSYLGFETLLVFYPFIKNAKRSQKFAHHANLFTFMMYLLVTLFSFAFFSQEQLSRNIWATLSMVKIVQVSFVERFDFVFVSMWCLVILPNITLAIWCSSRIGKLMLNIRQHITLIILLAITLAACYYLDTRLKINMLNNYTNKIGFYLAISYIPLLFVMTFIKKRFKKNNKEQASPTT